The Garciella nitratireducens DSM 15102 DNA window GTGAATTTCGTTTTTCAGCAGGTGTTATTGCGTTTAGTCTTGTATTATTGATAGTAGAGGATTTAAATGAAATTTTGCTAGCATTTTTTACAGGAATTTTTATTTTATTATTAAGGATATTGATAAACAGTCTTTTTTCTGTGGGAGATTTTACTACTCTTTTATATAATAATTTACCCGGGGCGATTTATTATATTAGCTATGGAATATGGTCTTATTTTTTTTATTTAAGAGATAATAAGGAAAGTTTATATATGACTATTGCATCGTTATTTTGTATTGATGTTATAAGCAATATTATAGAAATTGTTTTAAGGGGGAATCTAAGCAAACAAATTTTTTTATTCATTATTTTTATGGGATTGATTAGAAGCATTTTAGCTTATATTATTTTTTATATTATCAAAAGTAAAGAACAAAAAGCGATAGAAGATGAATATTTAAAAAGATATGTCCAATTAAATACTTTGGTTTCCAATATTCAGGCAGAAATGTTTTATTTAAAAAAATCAATGAAAGATATAGAAAATGTAATGAGTAGAAGTTATGCTCTCTATGAAAAAAATAAAGAGAATAAAGAAATTAGTGCAGAGGCATTGGACATTGCTAGACAAGTTCATGAAATAAAAAAAGATTATTATAGAGTAATAGATGGATTTGATAGCTTTTTAAAAGATTTTGAAACCAATGACATTATAGAGTTTAAAGATATTGCTTTTATTATAGAAAGCAATACTAAAAGATACATAAAGGAAAAAAAGAAAAATATTGAATTAAATTTTTTAATGAGAGACAATCTATCTATATCCCATTATTATTCGATTTTTACTATATTGAATAATCTTATTACAAATTCTATAGATGCCATTGAAAAGGTTGGTCGTATAGAGATAGAGGAAAAAGTACAGGATGATTTTTTAATTCTATGGGTTAGAGATAATGGAAAAGGAATAGAAGAAGATTTGATTCCTTATATTTTTACTCCAGGATTTACTACCAAGTTTGATGAAAAGACTGGAAGTGCATCTACAGGGATTGGACTTTCTCATGTAGAGAATATTGTTGATGAATTAAAAGGAGAAATACAAGTAAAATCTGGGAAAAATGGGACGGAATTTAAGATATGTATTCCAATTCATTCTTTAAGAAGGTGAAAAATATGAATACCTTTATGATTATAGACGATGATATCACAGTAGTAAAAATGATAGGTAGTTTAATAAAAAAACATGAGTTAGGAAAAGTAGTGGAAGAATTGTATAGTAGCGAACATGCAGTAAAAGAAGTTCTTTTTTATAATCCAGATATTTTATTGATTGATTATTTAATTACTCCTATGGATGGAGTTTCGGTAATTCAAATTCTTCAAGAAAGAGGCTACTATGGGAAAATTATCATGATTTCTCAAGTAGAGGATGTTCCCATGATTTCTAAAGCTTATCATCAGGGAATAGAATTTTTTATTAGTAAGCCTATTAATGCTATAGAAGTGGTAAAAGTAATTAAAAATGTTTCTTATAGTTTAGAATTAGAACGCTCTTTGAATAAAATTAAATCTGCTTTATCTAGTGTAGTACACTCTAGTATCAATATAGAAGAGCAAGAATATACCATCAAAAATATTTTGATGGATTTAGGAATTATTGGAGAGTTAGGATGTCAAGATTTGATAAAGGTGATTGAAGAAGTGAAAGAATTTAAGAAAAAAAATTCACAGACAACTTATAGATTGCAAGATATTTATGAGAAAGTTGTAAATAGAAACAAAAAAATGAAAAATGATTCCAATGAAAAAAATATGAAATCTTTTGAACAAAGGATTCGAAGAACTATACAAAAAGCTCTAGAAAATTTGGCACAATTGGGAATGGATGATTATTATAATCCTATATTTATAGAATATGCTAGTTTGTTGTTTGATTTAACACAGGTAAAACAGGAAATGAAATATCTAGAAGGTCTATCACATGATAGAGGAAGAATCAATATAAAAAAATTTATTGAAGGCATTCTTACTAAAATAAATATGTAGGATTTATTTTAATGTCTTTCTACCCTATGAATTTTTTAAAAAAAATATTTCATGATTATTTTGTAGACTGGAGTAGTTTTTTGTAGGCTCTCCTTATAATAAAATAGAAATTATAAATAAAAACAACTTAAGGGGGGATAGGATTATGTCAATGATATCACTTGATATAATTCAAACGATTTCATTATCGGTTTTGGTATTACTTTTGGGGAGGTCTTTAGTAAAGAAGATTCATTTTTTAGAAAAATATAGTATACCAGCACCGGTAGTTGGAGGGCTAATATTTGCTCTATTAGCACTGGTGTTAAAACAAGGAAATATTTTAGAATTTGAATTTGATACAACACTTCAAAATGTAGCAATGACCATGTTTTTTACATCTGTAGGATTTAGTGCAAGTTTTTCGGTCTTAAAAAAAGGTGGAATTAAAGTTATTATATTTTTAGTGGCAGCAGTGGGACTTATTATATTACAAAATATTTTAGGAGTATCTTTAGCTGTATTATTAGGACAAAATTCCCTTTTAGGGTTAGCAACGGGTTCGGTACCAATGACTGGAGGGCATGGTACAGCAGGAGCTTTTGGTCCATTGATAGCAGAGGCAGGAGTCAAAGGGGCAGATACGATAGCTATAGCTGCAGCAACTTTTGGCTTAGTAGCAGGCGGATTATTAGGAGGACCTACAGCCAATCGATTAATTCGAAAATACCATTTATCTCCTACCAAAGATCCTAAAAATACAGTAAAAAATGAGTTAATAGATGAAACTGCAACAACAGAAGAAAAAAGACTCATCCCTGGAAATTTTTCTACCGCAACTTTTGAATTATTAATTGCAATGGGAATTGGAACTATTTTTTCTAGTATTATTCAAGGTTGGAAAATTACTTTGCCATCTTATATTGGAGCGATGTTAGCAGGAGCAATTATTAGAAATATTTCTGATAGTACTAAAAAATATGATGTACCTATGACAGAAATAGATATTTTAGGAGGAATTTCGTTATCTTTATTTTTAGCGATGGCTTTAATGACATTAAAGCTTTGGGAATTAGCAGATTTAGCGATTCCTATGATAGTGATGTTACTTGGTCAAGTAGCTTTAGCCTTTTTATATACAAATTTTATTACTTTTCGAATGTTGGGAAAAGATTACGATGCTGCAGTATTAGCTGCTGGACATTGTGGGTTTGGACTAGGAGCTACACCTAATGGTGTTGCTAATATGGAAGCAGTTACAGCAAATTATGGTCCTTCCCCAACGGCATTTTTTGTATTACCATTAGTAGGAGCTATGTTTATTGATTTCTGCAATTCTTTTATTATCGTTTTCTTTATGAATATTCTTTAAAAAAAAGGTTGTTGCAAAGATTATTTTGCAACAACCTTTTTCATGCTAATAGATATAGAAAAAAAGTAAATGAAGTTACAAAACAAGTTGTAAAGGATATAGGGGATATCCCTTTGCAAAATTTTATTGACAGCTATTATAAATAATGTTATATTTTATTGTATATAGCGTTATATTTTTAAAAGTATAACAATATAAAAAGTTGAAACAGAATTGTATTAGTTGATGAAATCCTTTTCTATAAAAATGGATCTATGACCGAGAGGTATTTAATAATTATCTAGGCAAATTTTTATAAAATAAAAAGTATAATGATAAATTAGGAGGAAAAAATTATGAAAAAATATGTATCGTTATTTTTAGTTGCTGTGTTATCCTTATTTTTAATAAGCTGTAGTCAGGCAGATACTGCGCAAGGGACAAGCCATGAAAAATCTACAGAAATTACTGTAGCTGCTGCTGCTAGTTTAACAGATGCGATGAAAGAGATTGGTGAAATTTATCAAGAAAAAAATCCAAGCATAAAAATAACATTTAATTTTGCAAGCTCAGGTTCTCTTATGAATCAAATAGAAGAAGGAGCTCCTGTAGATTTATTTTTTTCTGCCGCATCTAAACAGATGGATCAATTACAAGCAAAGAATCTTATTGATGAAAATACCAGAAAGAACATATTAGAAAATGATTTAGTTCTCATTACTCCAGAGGATCAAGATCATAAAATTACAAGCTTTGAAGATTTAGCTACGCAAAAAGTAAAAAAAATAGCGCTAGGGAATCCAGAAAGTGTTCCAGCAGGTCAATATTCTAAGGAGATCATTCACTATTTAGGAATAGAAAATCAGATAGAAAATAAAATAGTAGAGGCTACCGACGTAAGACAAGTATTATCTTGGGTAGAAACGGGAGAAGTCGATTGTGGAATCGTATATTCAACAGATGCCAAGACATCAGATTCGGTAGAAATGGTTGCAAAAGCACCAAAAGATTCTCATACACCAGTAATTTATCCAGCAGCTTTACTAAAAGAAAGCAAAAATTTAGAACAAGCTCAAAAGTTTTTAGATTTTTTATCCACTAAGGAGGCTGGAGAAATATTTGAAACATATGGATTTGATACTATTTAAGAGAAAATATACTACCTATAATAAGGGACAGGAGGGAAGATATGGACTATTCACCTCTAATAATATCTTTAAGAACATCTCTTACAGCTACTTTCTTAGCTTTTTTATTAGGATTATTCGCGGCTAGTAAGGTAAGAAAATTAAAAAGATTTCGAGGGTTTTTTGATGGAATCTTTACTTTACCTATGGTACTTCCCCCAACGGTGTTGGGGTTTTTTCTTTTACTTTTTCTTGGAAAAAATAGTATAGTTGGAAAGGTATTGTATTCTTTTCATATAGAAATGATATTTTCTTGGGAAGCTACCGTTCTTGCTGCTACTACTGTAGCTTTTCCATTGGTATATCGCACTGTTTTAAGTGCTTTTGATCAATTAGATGAAAATATGATTTATGCAGCTCAAACTCTGGGGATGAGGGATTTAAAAATATTTTGGAAAATTATTATTCCTAATTCTTTATCTGGTATTTTAGGGGGAACTATTATGGCTTTTGCAAGAGCATTAGGAGAATTTGGGGCTACTATGATGATTGCAGGAAATATCCATGGGAAAACTCAAACCATTCCCATTGCTATTTATACTGCTGTACAAAGTGGAGATAGGATTACAGCATATAAATGGACTCTTATCATTATGATTTTTTCCTTTGTAATGATGATGTGGATGAATTATTTTAATCATCATCAAAGGCAGAAAAGGTTGAGGTGATGGAATGAGTCTAGTGGTAAGTATTCAAAAGAGATTTAAGGATTTTTCTTTAGATGTAGAATTTGAAGCGAAAAAGGAAGTTATGGCCATATTAGGAGTTTCAGGCTCAGGGAAAAGCTTGACTTTAAAATGTATTGCAGGAATTGTACAGCCAGATGCTGGATATATTGAATTAGATGGTAGAGTATTTTATGATTCTCATAGAGGCATCAACTTATCTCCACAGCAGCGTAACGTAGGATATCTTTTTCAAAATTATGCCTTATTTCCTAATATGACAGTGAAAGAAAATATAGCCTGTGGGATAAAAGAGAAAAATAAAGATCTTATGATTTCAAAATATATTAAAAGATTTCAACTAGAAGGATTGGAAAAAAGATATCCTTCTCAATTATCAGGAGGGCAACAGCAAAGAGTAGCCTTGGCAAGGATTTTTGCCTCTCAGCCAGAATTATTAATGTTAGATGAACCTTTTTCTGCTTTGGATCATTATCTAAAGTGGCAGTTGGAACAAGAACTTATGGATTTTTTACAAGAATATAAAGGAACGGTTTTATATGTATCTCATAATCGAAATGAAGTCTATCGTCTTTGTGATCGGGTAGTTGTGATCGGAAAGGGGAAAAGTGAATTCCCTTGTAGCATAAAACAATTATTTGAAAGCCCTAAGACATTAGATGCTATGATATTATCTGGTTGTAAAAATATTTCTAGAGCTCAAAAGATATCGGATGATAAGATAAGAGCTTTAGATTGGGATATGATCCTTACTACCAATAGAGAAGTATCTGATGGGATTACTTATGTAGGAATTCATCCTCATCATATTTTGATAGAAGAAAAAGGAAAAGAGAATACTTTCTTGTTAAATGTACATAGGAAATTAGAAGATGCACTCGAAAATATTTTGATCTGTGAAGCAGGAAATACTAGGCTTCGTATAGAAACAGATAAACATAGAAGATTAGAAGAAAATAAGCAGATAAATATTCAATTTCCAAAGGAAAAATTGATTTTGATAGATTAGAAAGAAGTATTTGTTTACTTTTGGGAAATAGTATGCTAGTATGATATTATAAGTGATAGATTATTACATTGCTGAAGCAATGTTTTATTACAAGATATTTTAAAATATTGTAAATATTGTAAATAAAACAAAACCACGAAGGCGATTTCCTTAAGAATAAGGAAGTTTCTTCGTGGTTTTTGTTTTAAGAAAGGAGAGAAGAGATGCAATTGAAAAGATTTTTTCAGGGAGGGATGATATTATTCTTCATTATGGCAGTGTTTACGGGATGTACTAAGCAATCCTCTAATCAAGTGGCAGGAAAGCAAAGGCAATCTAAACCTAAGAAGGAATTGGTTATGGCTATTGGAAGTGAACCAGAGGGGGGATTTGATCCTATTACTGGTTGGGGAAGATATGGGAATCCTCTTTTTCAAAGTACATTGGTAGATACAGATGTGAATATGAAAATTATAAAAGATTTGGCTAGTGATTATCAAGTGAGTCAGGATGGTTTTATTTGGACTTTTACTTTAAGGAATGATGCTTATTTTACGGATGGTCAAAAAGTAACGTCAGAAGATGTGGTATTTACTTTTGAAGAGGCGAAAAAGAGTGGATCTATTGTAGATTTAACCAATATGAAAAATGTTTCGATGGTCAATGAGAATACAGTAAAGTTTACTTTAGTTAAACCAGATTCTTCTTTTATTTATACGGTAGCAGCTACAGGAATTGTACCAAAACATGCTTATGGACAGGATTATGGAGAAACTCCAATAGGAAGTGGACCCTTTAAACTCATGCAATGGGACAAAGGACAGCAAATTATTATGGAAGCGAATGAGGATTATTATGGAAAAGTGCCAGAAATAAAGAAGATTACTATTTTATTTATGGAAGAAGATGCAGCATTAGCAGCAGCTCAAGCAGGACAATTGGATGTAGCTATGACTTCAGCTAGTCTTGCCAATCAACAGATAGAGGGGATGCACTTAGAAGTAGTAAAAACCATAGACAATCGAGGATTAACATTGCCTTATTTACCTGATGAGGGAAAGAAGACAAAAGATGGATATAAGATAGGTAATGATGTGACATCGGATATTGCTATAAGACGTGCTTTATCCTATGGAATAGATCGAAAAGTATTGGTAGACAGTGCTCTCAATGGTTATGGAAGATCTGCTTATAGTGAAGCAGATGGAATGCCTTGGGGGAATGATCAAGCAATGGTAGAATATGATATAAAAAAAGCAGAGGAAATTTTAAAAAAGGCTGGTTGGATTGATCAGGATCATGATGGAATTCGAGAAAAAAATGGGAAAAAAGCAGAATTTTGTCTTCTTTATAGTGCTGGAGATTCTATTAGACAAGCTTTAGCGAATGCTGTTTCTCTTCAGGCAGAGAAGTTAGGAATTAAAATTAATGTAGAAGGCACTAGTTGGGATGTGATTGATCAAAGAATGTATAGTGAAGGGGTGTTAATGGGATGGGGAGCGCAAAGCCCTATAGAGACCTATTTGCTCTATCATAGTGATAATATGGGAAGAGATTATTATAATCCAGAATATTTTTCCAATAAAAAGGTAGATCAATATATTAATCAGGCAATGAGTGCAATGGATTTAGAGAAATCTATGGAATATTGGAAAAAAGTTCAATGGGATGGAAAAACGGGAGTAGCCACTCAAGGGGAATGTCCTTGGATATGGCTGGTTAATGTAGATCATTTATATTATATAAGGGATGGGTTGGACATTGGAACACAAAAGATTCATCCTCATGGTCATGCTTGGCCTTTACTTTCTAATTTAAAGGATTGGAGATGGAAGTAAAGAAGGATAAAATCTAGAGAAAACAATTAATATTTTTAAAATTTAGGGAGCAAAAGAGTGATTTTATGAATAAAAAGATTTTTAGGATAGTGATACGCAATTTTATACGAATCATTACTTTATTAGTAGCGATAGGCATTGTTGCATTTTTTTTAATTCAACGATCACCGATTGATCCAGTACAGGCTTATATAGGGGCAGGGACAGCAGTAAGTCCTGAGCAAAGAGAGAATATTGAAACCTATTGGGGGCTAAATCAGCCCCCAATAGAACAATTTTTTTCTTGGGGATCTGCTCTTTTAAAAGGAGATTTTGGGATCTCGTTGATTTATAGACGGCCTGTAATAGATATTATTACAGAGAAATTTGTTAATTCTATTTTTCTTATGGGATTTTCATGGATTCTATCGGGGATTATAGGATATGGATTAGGATTATTGATGGGGACCTATAGAGAAAAGTTTCCGGATAAGATTTTAAAAAGTATTTGCATTATTTTGATTTCTACTCCTACTTTTTGGATAGCATTAATTCTTCTTTTGATATTTTCTATTTATCTCCAATGGTTTCCGATTGGATTAAGTGTGCCTATTGGAATAATGACAGAAGAAGTTACTTTTATTCAAAGATTGTATCATGTAATATTGCCAGCATTAGCTCTAAGCCTTACTTCCTTTAGTACAGTGGCATTACATACAAGGGATAAGGTGATTTCTGTGTTGCAAAGTGATTATGTTCTTTTTGCTAAAGCAAGAGGAGAAAATACCCGACAGATCATAAAAAATCATGTAATTCGAAATACTCTTATACCTGCAATTACTTTACAATTTGCTTCTTTTAGTGAATTATTTGGAGGAAGTATGCTAGTTGAACAGGTATTTTCTTATCCTGGATTGGGGAGGACGATTGTTGAGGCAGGATTGAGAAGTGATATTCCTTTACTTCTCGGAGTGACTTTATTTAGTGCATTATTTGTATTTATAGGTAATGGAATTGCAAATATTCTTTATGCTTTAGTGGATCCAAAAATAAGGGAGATGAACTATGAATAGAAGAAAAAGATCTCTTTTATTGACGATTATAATCATAACAATGATTATAGGAGTTTTGGCTTATGGAGTGACTATTAACCAGCAACATCTTAAGGCTGATTTTTTAAAAAAGAACGAACCTCCTACTTTAAAGCATCCTTTTGGAACGGATTGGATGGGAAGGGATATGTTTTTTAGAACGTTAAAAGGACTTTCTATTAGCATTATAATAGGATTGGTGGCATCTTTTATGAGTGCTATGATAGCAGTATTTATTGGGGCTCTGGCAGGAATAGGACCTAAGTGGTTAGATCAATGTATTTTATGGTTGATTGATTTGATGATGGGAATCCCTCATATGATTTTATTGATTTTGATTTCTTTTGTTTTAGGGAGAGGGATTAGAGGGATTTTAATTGGGATTTCTATTACTCATTGGACGAGTTTAGCTCGATTAATACGAGGAGAAGTTCTTCAAATTCGAAATGAAATTTATATTCAGGTTAGTAAAAAACTAGGAAAAGGAAATTTTTATTTATTAAGAAAACATATTTTCCCTCATATCTTACCTCAAATACTAGTAGGTTTAATATGGATGTTTCCCCACGCTATTTTGCATGAAGCATCTATTACTTTCTTAGGATTTGGATTATCTCCAGAACAACCAGCGGTCGGAATTATTTTATCGGAAAGCATGAAATATCTTTCTGTAGGGATGTGGTGGTTGGCTGTTTTTCCTGGAGCATGTTTAATATTCATTGTGATGCTATTTGATATTTTAGGAGAGAATTTAAAAAGATTTCTAGACCCTAATACTGCACAAGAGTGAGGTGATTACAATGGAAAAAGCATTGTTAGAGGCAAAAAATTTATCTATTTCTTTTCAAATGTATAAAAAAGGATTAAAAAAATACCAACAACAAACTATTTCAGATCTTTCTATGGAGGTATATAGGGAAGAATTGGTAGCTGTTGTAGGCTCTAGTGGAAGTGGAAAAAGTTTACTTGTTCATGCAATTATGGGACTTTTACCTGATAGTGCTATTACGAAGGGTAGTATTTATTATGATGGAGAAAAGTTAACAGAGGAACGATTGAAAAATTTAAGAAGAGAAAAAATTGCTTTTATTCCTCAATCGATTTCTTATTTAGATCCTTTAATAAAAGTAGGAAAGCAAGTGCAAGGAGCAAATAGGAATAAGCAAAGTAAAAAGAAGCAAAAGGCTTCTTTTCAAAGATATGATTTGCGGGAAGATTTTGAAAAACTTTATCCTTTTCAGCTATCAGGAGGAATGGCGAGAAGGGTTTTACTGTCCATGGTAGATCAAAAGGAAGTGGATTTTATCATTGCGGATGAACCTACTCCAGGACTTGATTTAGAAATGGCTTTAAAAACTCTAAAATATTTTAGAGAGTTTGCTAATCAGGGAAAAGCAGTATTGATAATTACTCATGATATGGATTTGGCTTTGCAGGTAGCAGATAAAATTGCAATATTTTATGCGGGAACTATTGTAGAAATAGCTCCCGTATCAGATTTTAAAAAAGGAGGAGAAGGTTTGCGACATCCTTATACTAAAGCATTATATAAAGCTCTTCCTCAAAATGATTTTCAAGCTCTTCCAGGATTTCAACCTTATGGTCAAGATAGGCTTTCGGGCTGTGTATTTATTTCTAGATGCAAAAATGCAGATGAAAATTGTAAAAATAAGATTTCTATGAGAAACCTTAGAGGTGGTAGGGTGAGGTGTTGTCATGCTTCTTGAAGGAAGAAATATAACGTTTGGCTACCGCAAAGGAGAATTTATTTTACAAAATAGCAATATATCTGTGACAAGTGGAGAGCGAGTAGGATTAATCGCCAAAAGTGGTTATGGAAAGAGCACTCTAGCAAAAATTCTTGCAGGATATTTAAATCCTACAACAGGGAAGGTACTTTTAGATGGAAAGCCTATTCCTCCAAAAGGATATCAGCCTGTACAATTGATTTATCAACATCCAGAAAAGGCAATCAACCCACGATGGAAGATGAAAGAAGTGTTAGAAGAGGGAAATGTATTCAATGAAGAGATGATGAAGGAAATGGGCATTGAAAAACATTGGCTTAGCAGATATCCAACAGAACTTTCTTTAGGAGAATTACAGCGATTTTCCATCGCTCGGGCAATGGGAAAAGAGA harbors:
- a CDS encoding ATP-binding protein; its protein translation is MNKIKKYLIVIIATGLLGEIYFYPFTGEFRFSAGVIAFSLVLLIVEDLNEILLAFFTGIFILLLRILINSLFSVGDFTTLLYNNLPGAIYYISYGIWSYFFYLRDNKESLYMTIASLFCIDVISNIIEIVLRGNLSKQIFLFIIFMGLIRSILAYIIFYIIKSKEQKAIEDEYLKRYVQLNTLVSNIQAEMFYLKKSMKDIENVMSRSYALYEKNKENKEISAEALDIARQVHEIKKDYYRVIDGFDSFLKDFETNDIIEFKDIAFIIESNTKRYIKEKKKNIELNFLMRDNLSISHYYSIFTILNNLITNSIDAIEKVGRIEIEEKVQDDFLILWVRDNGKGIEEDLIPYIFTPGFTTKFDEKTGSASTGIGLSHVENIVDELKGEIQVKSGKNGTEFKICIPIHSLRR
- a CDS encoding response regulator, which codes for MNTFMIIDDDITVVKMIGSLIKKHELGKVVEELYSSEHAVKEVLFYNPDILLIDYLITPMDGVSVIQILQERGYYGKIIMISQVEDVPMISKAYHQGIEFFISKPINAIEVVKVIKNVSYSLELERSLNKIKSALSSVVHSSINIEEQEYTIKNILMDLGIIGELGCQDLIKVIEEVKEFKKKNSQTTYRLQDIYEKVVNRNKKMKNDSNEKNMKSFEQRIRRTIQKALENLAQLGMDDYYNPIFIEYASLLFDLTQVKQEMKYLEGLSHDRGRINIKKFIEGILTKINM
- the gltS gene encoding sodium/glutamate symporter produces the protein MSMISLDIIQTISLSVLVLLLGRSLVKKIHFLEKYSIPAPVVGGLIFALLALVLKQGNILEFEFDTTLQNVAMTMFFTSVGFSASFSVLKKGGIKVIIFLVAAVGLIILQNILGVSLAVLLGQNSLLGLATGSVPMTGGHGTAGAFGPLIAEAGVKGADTIAIAAATFGLVAGGLLGGPTANRLIRKYHLSPTKDPKNTVKNELIDETATTEEKRLIPGNFSTATFELLIAMGIGTIFSSIIQGWKITLPSYIGAMLAGAIIRNISDSTKKYDVPMTEIDILGGISLSLFLAMALMTLKLWELADLAIPMIVMLLGQVALAFLYTNFITFRMLGKDYDAAVLAAGHCGFGLGATPNGVANMEAVTANYGPSPTAFFVLPLVGAMFIDFCNSFIIVFFMNIL
- the modA gene encoding molybdate ABC transporter substrate-binding protein; amino-acid sequence: MKKYVSLFLVAVLSLFLISCSQADTAQGTSHEKSTEITVAAAASLTDAMKEIGEIYQEKNPSIKITFNFASSGSLMNQIEEGAPVDLFFSAASKQMDQLQAKNLIDENTRKNILENDLVLITPEDQDHKITSFEDLATQKVKKIALGNPESVPAGQYSKEIIHYLGIENQIENKIVEATDVRQVLSWVETGEVDCGIVYSTDAKTSDSVEMVAKAPKDSHTPVIYPAALLKESKNLEQAQKFLDFLSTKEAGEIFETYGFDTI
- the modB gene encoding molybdate ABC transporter permease subunit — encoded protein: MDYSPLIISLRTSLTATFLAFLLGLFAASKVRKLKRFRGFFDGIFTLPMVLPPTVLGFFLLLFLGKNSIVGKVLYSFHIEMIFSWEATVLAATTVAFPLVYRTVLSAFDQLDENMIYAAQTLGMRDLKIFWKIIIPNSLSGILGGTIMAFARALGEFGATMMIAGNIHGKTQTIPIAIYTAVQSGDRITAYKWTLIIMIFSFVMMMWMNYFNHHQRQKRLR
- a CDS encoding sulfate/molybdate ABC transporter ATP-binding protein translates to MSLVVSIQKRFKDFSLDVEFEAKKEVMAILGVSGSGKSLTLKCIAGIVQPDAGYIELDGRVFYDSHRGINLSPQQRNVGYLFQNYALFPNMTVKENIACGIKEKNKDLMISKYIKRFQLEGLEKRYPSQLSGGQQQRVALARIFASQPELLMLDEPFSALDHYLKWQLEQELMDFLQEYKGTVLYVSHNRNEVYRLCDRVVVIGKGKSEFPCSIKQLFESPKTLDAMILSGCKNISRAQKISDDKIRALDWDMILTTNREVSDGITYVGIHPHHILIEEKGKENTFLLNVHRKLEDALENILICEAGNTRLRIETDKHRRLEENKQINIQFPKEKLILID
- a CDS encoding ABC transporter substrate-binding protein; protein product: MQLKRFFQGGMILFFIMAVFTGCTKQSSNQVAGKQRQSKPKKELVMAIGSEPEGGFDPITGWGRYGNPLFQSTLVDTDVNMKIIKDLASDYQVSQDGFIWTFTLRNDAYFTDGQKVTSEDVVFTFEEAKKSGSIVDLTNMKNVSMVNENTVKFTLVKPDSSFIYTVAATGIVPKHAYGQDYGETPIGSGPFKLMQWDKGQQIIMEANEDYYGKVPEIKKITILFMEEDAALAAAQAGQLDVAMTSASLANQQIEGMHLEVVKTIDNRGLTLPYLPDEGKKTKDGYKIGNDVTSDIAIRRALSYGIDRKVLVDSALNGYGRSAYSEADGMPWGNDQAMVEYDIKKAEEILKKAGWIDQDHDGIREKNGKKAEFCLLYSAGDSIRQALANAVSLQAEKLGIKINVEGTSWDVIDQRMYSEGVLMGWGAQSPIETYLLYHSDNMGRDYYNPEYFSNKKVDQYINQAMSAMDLEKSMEYWKKVQWDGKTGVATQGECPWIWLVNVDHLYYIRDGLDIGTQKIHPHGHAWPLLSNLKDWRWK
- a CDS encoding ABC transporter permease, with translation MNKKIFRIVIRNFIRIITLLVAIGIVAFFLIQRSPIDPVQAYIGAGTAVSPEQRENIETYWGLNQPPIEQFFSWGSALLKGDFGISLIYRRPVIDIITEKFVNSIFLMGFSWILSGIIGYGLGLLMGTYREKFPDKILKSICIILISTPTFWIALILLLIFSIYLQWFPIGLSVPIGIMTEEVTFIQRLYHVILPALALSLTSFSTVALHTRDKVISVLQSDYVLFAKARGENTRQIIKNHVIRNTLIPAITLQFASFSELFGGSMLVEQVFSYPGLGRTIVEAGLRSDIPLLLGVTLFSALFVFIGNGIANILYALVDPKIREMNYE
- a CDS encoding ABC transporter permease is translated as MNRRKRSLLLTIIIITMIIGVLAYGVTINQQHLKADFLKKNEPPTLKHPFGTDWMGRDMFFRTLKGLSISIIIGLVASFMSAMIAVFIGALAGIGPKWLDQCILWLIDLMMGIPHMILLILISFVLGRGIRGILIGISITHWTSLARLIRGEVLQIRNEIYIQVSKKLGKGNFYLLRKHIFPHILPQILVGLIWMFPHAILHEASITFLGFGLSPEQPAVGIILSESMKYLSVGMWWLAVFPGACLIFIVMLFDILGENLKRFLDPNTAQE
- a CDS encoding ABC transporter ATP-binding protein translates to MEKALLEAKNLSISFQMYKKGLKKYQQQTISDLSMEVYREELVAVVGSSGSGKSLLVHAIMGLLPDSAITKGSIYYDGEKLTEERLKNLRREKIAFIPQSISYLDPLIKVGKQVQGANRNKQSKKKQKASFQRYDLREDFEKLYPFQLSGGMARRVLLSMVDQKEVDFIIADEPTPGLDLEMALKTLKYFREFANQGKAVLIITHDMDLALQVADKIAIFYAGTIVEIAPVSDFKKGGEGLRHPYTKALYKALPQNDFQALPGFQPYGQDRLSGCVFISRCKNADENCKNKISMRNLRGGRVRCCHAS
- a CDS encoding ABC transporter ATP-binding protein: MLLEGRNITFGYRKGEFILQNSNISVTSGERVGLIAKSGYGKSTLAKILAGYLNPTTGKVLLDGKPIPPKGYQPVQLIYQHPEKAINPRWKMKEVLEEGNVFNEEMMKEMGIEKHWLSRYPTELSLGELQRFSIARAMGKETKFLIADEITTMLDVISQAQIWNIVLNQVEKRNLGLLVITHNIHLADRVCTRMVYLEDHGKK